A single genomic interval of bacterium harbors:
- a CDS encoding enoyl-CoA hydratase/isomerase family protein: MSDAYETLLIEREDDGLVCLTLNRPDSLNAMNPQLVEDLNQFIDSLFHDEHARVVLIRGAGRGFCAGLDLKETTASPDRKPTISGGLRGQRRISEIVMKMRRVPQVFVACVHGPACGGGFALALASDVRIAGESVRMNAAFIRIGLSACDVGVSYFLPRLVGASLASELLLTGKFIDAERALATGLVSQVVPDEKLEAAGRATAQEILANSPIGVRLTKECLNHSIDAGSLDAAIAMEDRNQILATRSEDFREGISAFLEKRPPRYQND, encoded by the coding sequence ATGAGTGACGCTTACGAAACTCTGCTGATCGAACGCGAAGACGACGGCCTGGTATGCCTGACCCTCAACCGCCCGGATTCGCTAAACGCGATGAATCCCCAACTCGTGGAGGACCTCAACCAGTTTATCGACTCGCTGTTTCACGACGAGCACGCGCGGGTCGTGCTGATCCGGGGCGCAGGCCGTGGCTTCTGCGCCGGCCTCGACCTGAAGGAAACCACGGCGAGTCCGGATCGGAAACCCACCATCAGCGGGGGATTGCGCGGGCAGCGACGCATCAGCGAGATCGTCATGAAGATGCGACGCGTACCGCAGGTCTTCGTGGCCTGCGTTCACGGCCCGGCCTGCGGTGGTGGCTTTGCGCTGGCGCTGGCTTCCGATGTGCGAATCGCGGGTGAGTCGGTGCGCATGAACGCCGCCTTCATTCGCATCGGGCTTTCCGCCTGCGATGTCGGTGTGAGTTATTTTCTGCCGCGTCTCGTCGGCGCTTCGCTCGCGTCAGAGCTTCTGCTCACGGGCAAATTCATCGACGCCGAGCGCGCGCTCGCAACCGGGCTGGTCTCCCAGGTCGTACCCGACGAGAAACTGGAAGCGGCGGGTCGTGCGACCGCGCAGGAGATTCTTGCGAATTCCCCGATTGGCGTGAGGCTGACGAAGGAATGCCTGAACCACAGCATCGATGCTGGCAGCCTCGATGCCGCGATCGCCATGGAGGACCGCAATCAGATCCTGGCGACTCGCAGCGAGGACTTTCGCGAGGGAATCAGCGCCTTCCTGGAGAAGCGTCCGCCCCGCTATCAGAATGACTGA
- a CDS encoding DegQ family serine endoprotease has product MIQRISILAVVTFATAAVWFVVQPVGLEIRLTENRAHAETGAHFWQDGDGSSASMRPESLADLAEKLSPSVVNIKIERKSHGGELGGPEEFLEEFFRKPGKREHPKPRPRRSISSGSGFVISPDGYIVTNNHVVENADKVIVAFRDGKEATATIIGLDPKTDIALIKVDVPKKLTAAALGDSQTVRVGDSVMAIGNPFGLDHTVTVGILSAKGRSSFGGHQIAGPYDDFLQTDASINPGNSGGPLIDMKGRVVGINTAIAAAGQGIGFAIPINMTKSLLPQLRETGSVTRGWLGVQIQRVDEPMALAFGLEEPEGALVGQVFENSPAEKAKLKRGDVIIEFNDSKIKDFNDLPRIVASTPPGSAVGVVVQREGKRTKLTAVLEKMENDEVQLASAESPASKWGFEVQKITPQVAEELGLDESDGGVAVTEVDPNSESGRAGLRPGDVIIEANREPVRTPAGLEEALEDAREHAVLLVQRGATTLYLAVKRDE; this is encoded by the coding sequence ATGATACAGCGCATATCCATCCTGGCCGTCGTGACTTTTGCCACTGCGGCCGTCTGGTTCGTGGTCCAACCGGTCGGGCTCGAAATCCGCTTGACCGAAAACCGGGCGCACGCCGAGACGGGCGCGCATTTCTGGCAGGATGGAGACGGTAGCAGTGCTTCGATGCGCCCGGAGTCACTCGCAGATCTGGCCGAGAAACTCTCCCCATCGGTCGTCAACATCAAGATCGAACGCAAGAGCCACGGCGGTGAACTCGGCGGCCCGGAAGAGTTTCTCGAGGAGTTCTTTCGCAAGCCGGGCAAACGCGAGCACCCGAAACCCCGTCCGCGTCGCTCGATCTCGTCGGGTTCGGGTTTCGTGATCTCACCAGATGGCTACATCGTGACGAACAACCACGTCGTTGAAAACGCCGATAAAGTGATCGTCGCATTCAGGGACGGCAAGGAAGCGACCGCCACGATCATCGGTCTCGATCCCAAGACGGACATCGCGCTCATCAAGGTCGATGTGCCCAAGAAGCTCACTGCGGCGGCACTGGGCGACTCCCAAACGGTGCGCGTGGGTGATTCGGTCATGGCCATCGGCAATCCCTTTGGTCTAGATCACACGGTGACCGTCGGCATCCTGTCGGCAAAGGGTCGCAGTAGTTTTGGCGGTCACCAGATCGCCGGACCCTACGACGATTTCCTACAGACCGACGCGAGCATCAATCCCGGAAACTCCGGGGGGCCGCTGATCGACATGAAGGGGCGCGTGGTCGGCATCAACACGGCGATCGCCGCAGCCGGCCAGGGCATCGGCTTCGCGATTCCCATCAACATGACCAAGAGCCTGCTTCCCCAACTGCGGGAAACAGGTAGCGTGACGCGCGGCTGGCTCGGAGTACAGATTCAGCGGGTCGACGAGCCCATGGCGCTGGCCTTCGGTCTGGAAGAGCCCGAGGGTGCGCTAGTCGGCCAGGTATTCGAGAACAGTCCCGCCGAAAAGGCCAAGCTGAAACGCGGTGACGTGATCATCGAGTTCAACGATTCGAAGATCAAGGATTTCAATGACCTGCCGCGCATCGTCGCGTCAACGCCACCGGGTTCGGCCGTGGGCGTGGTGGTTCAAAGAGAAGGCAAGCGCACGAAGCTCACCGCAGTACTCGAGAAGATGGAGAACGACGAAGTTCAGCTCGCGTCCGCGGAGTCGCCAGCATCCAAGTGGGGTTTCGAAGTCCAGAAGATCACGCCCCAGGTGGCCGAGGAATTGGGACTCGACGAATCCGACGGTGGCGTCGCAGTGACCGAGGTCGACCCGAACTCCGAATCCGGACGCGCAGGTCTTCGACCAGGTGACGTGATCATCGAAGCGAATCGCGAGCCAGTCAGAACACCTGCCGGACTCGAGGAAGCGCTCGAGGACGCCCGCGAACACGCAGTACTGCTCGTGCAGCGCGGGGCAACCACTCTGTATCTGGCAGTGAAGCGGGACGAGTAG
- a CDS encoding FAD-binding oxidoreductase, with the protein MGNDPGTRRMKFWGWGWDDEGPDEATCGKLAVGLGKRFGRELTVEPYPKIDQIDLPVPRIARPKRLESILTDDPWERARHTYGRSYRDIVRGFRREFSSPPDWVAIPDDEDQLVSLLDWCADANLAAIPFGGGSSVVGGVECSVGDEYAGVISIDLAGLSEVIEIDRESRAARIQAGIYGPALEDALRPHGLTLRHFPQSFEFSTLGGWIATRSGGHYATRYTHIDDFVESMRVLTPSGWFESRRLPGSGAGPSPDRLQIGAEGTLGIITEAWMRLQDRPGFRANASVSFENFESAVSAVRALSQSGLEPANCRLLDANEAAASAGGSGSETLVILGFESADHALDAWIARAAELCRDHGGVVPQDAIRTRTDAAASREGKSGAWRNSFIRAPYARDAMVAIGVLSETFETSITWERFGALHAGVMSATRDALQRVCGGGSVSCRFTHVYPDGPAPYFTIMAPAKRGSEIEQWAEIKQAAADAVIAWGGTITHHHSVGRDHRAWYDKQRPDSFARVLRAAKSELDPHAILNPGVLFDPARSKR; encoded by the coding sequence ATGGGCAACGATCCGGGAACGCGCCGGATGAAGTTCTGGGGCTGGGGCTGGGATGATGAGGGGCCGGATGAGGCGACCTGTGGGAAACTCGCTGTGGGCCTGGGGAAGCGTTTCGGCCGCGAGTTGACCGTCGAGCCCTATCCCAAAATCGATCAAATTGATCTGCCCGTTCCGCGCATTGCGCGGCCGAAGAGACTCGAGTCCATCCTGACTGACGATCCCTGGGAGCGCGCACGTCACACGTACGGGCGCTCCTACAGAGATATCGTGCGCGGTTTTCGGCGCGAATTTTCGTCGCCCCCGGACTGGGTCGCAATACCGGACGACGAAGATCAGCTCGTCTCGCTGCTCGACTGGTGTGCTGATGCGAATCTGGCCGCAATCCCGTTTGGCGGTGGTTCCAGTGTGGTCGGTGGTGTCGAGTGCTCGGTTGGCGACGAGTACGCTGGAGTGATCAGCATCGATCTGGCCGGTCTGTCCGAGGTCATCGAGATCGATCGCGAAAGCCGCGCCGCCCGCATCCAGGCGGGAATCTACGGCCCCGCCCTCGAAGACGCGCTACGGCCCCACGGCCTCACTTTGCGCCACTTTCCACAGTCCTTCGAGTTCTCCACGTTGGGAGGCTGGATCGCCACGCGCAGCGGTGGTCACTACGCCACTCGCTATACCCACATAGACGACTTCGTCGAGTCCATGCGCGTGCTCACTCCCAGCGGCTGGTTCGAAAGTCGCAGACTGCCCGGGAGCGGTGCCGGGCCGAGTCCGGATCGCCTGCAGATCGGGGCGGAAGGGACGCTTGGGATCATTACCGAGGCCTGGATGCGCCTACAGGATCGACCGGGTTTTCGGGCGAATGCGAGTGTCAGCTTCGAGAATTTCGAATCCGCCGTGAGCGCCGTTCGCGCCCTTTCGCAATCGGGCCTCGAACCGGCGAACTGCCGTCTTCTGGACGCCAACGAGGCCGCTGCTTCTGCAGGAGGATCGGGCAGCGAGACCCTGGTGATTCTGGGATTCGAATCCGCCGATCACGCACTCGACGCCTGGATCGCGCGCGCCGCTGAACTCTGTCGCGATCACGGCGGTGTCGTACCTCAAGACGCCATCCGCACGCGCACCGACGCGGCGGCCTCGCGCGAAGGCAAGTCCGGTGCGTGGCGCAACTCCTTCATCAGAGCTCCCTACGCGCGCGACGCGATGGTCGCGATCGGGGTTTTGTCAGAGACCTTCGAGACCTCGATTACCTGGGAGCGATTCGGCGCGTTGCATGCGGGGGTCATGAGTGCAACCCGGGACGCCCTGCAACGCGTGTGCGGAGGCGGTTCTGTGAGCTGTCGCTTCACTCACGTGTATCCGGATGGACCGGCTCCGTACTTCACCATCATGGCACCCGCCAAGCGCGGCAGTGAGATCGAACAGTGGGCCGAGATCAAGCAAGCCGCGGCGGATGCGGTCATCGCATGGGGCGGAACCATTACCCATCACCATTCCGTGGGCCGGGATCACCGAGCCTGGTACGACAAGCAGAGACCAGATTCCTTTGCGCGCGTGCTGCGTGCTGCAAAAAGTGAACTCGATCCACACGCCATTTTGAATCCGGGTGTCCTCTTTGATCCGGCGAGGAGCAAACGATGA